In one window of Prosthecobacter vanneervenii DNA:
- a CDS encoding DUF1549 domain-containing protein, which yields MNSASPTPSWLLWLRTAVILGALAVGICWGVAELLAPPVRLAGSASRLSKSAQADIQLAAAKVDAEFEKDWAQRQLQPVARADDLTIVRRLSLALTGSIPSLEEVRMLEALKEPDLPQWWLSHLLTDRRTSDYLAERLARVYVGIENGQFFIYRRRRLVEWLSDSIQQNRPYDQIARALIDSHGVWTTNPAVNFVSVTRENNKGPDEVKLAAKVSRAFLGVRIDCVQCHDGKLGSTWKQTDFHQLAAFFGQADFSLNGLHDDPKLSYKVRYLGQAEEAKVSPHVPWKPELLPAKGEPRTRLAAWVTAKENKAFARTIVNRMWALLFNRPLVSPVDEIPLDGPFPPGMEILADDFTTHRYDLQRLIRVIVSTRAFQMSSQSADPDHPVTTAAENAWAAFPVTRLRPEQMAGSVIQAASLSTIDSDTHVLFRIKRDIDVANFVKRYGDSGEDNFEDSGGTIPQRLLLMNGNMITNNTSGNPFINASTRISMLAPDTASAVEAAYLSIFTRRPTAAEAEHFKGLLASAKNTSTRSNAMSDLYWTLMNATEFSWNH from the coding sequence ATGAACTCCGCCTCCCCCACTCCCAGCTGGCTCCTCTGGCTGCGCACTGCCGTCATCCTCGGTGCGCTCGCAGTCGGTATCTGCTGGGGCGTCGCCGAGCTCCTCGCACCCCCCGTGCGGCTGGCGGGCAGCGCCTCGCGTCTTTCGAAATCCGCCCAGGCAGACATCCAGCTCGCAGCCGCCAAAGTGGACGCAGAGTTTGAAAAAGACTGGGCGCAGAGGCAGCTCCAGCCAGTCGCCAGGGCGGACGATCTCACCATCGTCAGGCGGCTCTCTCTCGCTCTCACCGGCAGCATTCCTTCCCTTGAGGAGGTCCGCATGCTGGAGGCCTTGAAAGAGCCGGACCTGCCCCAGTGGTGGCTCTCCCACCTGCTCACCGACCGCCGCACCAGCGACTACCTCGCCGAGCGCCTCGCCCGCGTCTATGTAGGCATCGAAAACGGCCAGTTCTTCATCTATCGCCGCCGTCGTCTCGTCGAGTGGCTCAGCGACTCCATCCAGCAAAACCGTCCCTACGATCAGATCGCCCGCGCCTTGATCGACTCCCACGGCGTCTGGACCACCAACCCGGCCGTCAATTTCGTCTCAGTGACCCGGGAAAACAACAAAGGCCCGGATGAGGTCAAGCTCGCCGCCAAAGTCAGCCGCGCCTTCCTCGGCGTTCGCATCGACTGCGTTCAGTGCCACGATGGCAAGCTCGGCAGCACCTGGAAGCAGACCGATTTCCACCAGCTCGCCGCCTTCTTCGGTCAGGCCGACTTTTCACTCAATGGCCTCCACGACGACCCCAAGCTCAGCTACAAAGTCCGCTATCTCGGCCAGGCCGAGGAGGCCAAGGTCTCCCCCCACGTACCTTGGAAACCCGAGCTGCTTCCCGCCAAAGGAGAGCCCCGCACCAGACTCGCTGCCTGGGTCACCGCCAAAGAAAACAAAGCCTTCGCCCGCACCATCGTAAACCGCATGTGGGCACTCCTCTTCAATCGCCCCCTGGTCTCACCCGTGGACGAAATCCCTCTCGATGGCCCATTCCCTCCCGGCATGGAAATCCTCGCCGATGACTTCACCACGCACCGCTACGACCTTCAGCGCCTCATCCGCGTCATCGTCAGCACCCGCGCCTTCCAGATGTCCAGCCAGTCGGCAGACCCGGATCATCCTGTCACCACGGCCGCAGAAAACGCCTGGGCCGCCTTTCCCGTCACCCGCCTCCGTCCCGAGCAGATGGCCGGCAGCGTCATCCAGGCCGCCTCCCTCAGCACCATCGACTCCGACACCCACGTCCTCTTCCGCATCAAACGCGACATCGACGTCGCCAACTTCGTCAAACGCTACGGCGACTCCGGCGAGGACAACTTTGAAGACTCCGGCGGCACCATTCCCCAGCGCCTCCTGCTCATGAATGGAAACATGATCACCAACAACACCTCTGGAAATCCCTTCATCAACGCCAGCACCCGCATCAGCATGCTCGCCCCCGACACCGCCTCCGCCGTCGAGGCCGCCTACCTCTCCATCTTCACCCGCCGCCCCACGGCCGCCGAGGCGGAGCATTTCAAAGGGCTGCTGGCCTCTGCCAAAAACACCTCCACCCGCAGCAACGCCATGTCCGACCTCTACTGGACCCTCATGAACGCCACCGAGTTCTCCTGGAACCATTAA
- a CDS encoding DUF4013 domain-containing protein — translation MTEPTPPPLPSAPVEAEPVPMQEKRGLLQKMGSALEWVFGFVALLVLVAACSVVPVLNFLSLGYLLHVSGTVARKGRFRDGFIGVRKAAVLGSIAAGTWIVVWPARLVSKMWKDAELIAPGSGMARAWHAGLVVVIAITLVHLFWSCVRGGKLRHFLWPQPLRFMRWLRTGQKFEGVQSRITDYVVGLHLPTYFWLGLRGFVGALAWLIVPVGILLAATRLPVGGSVLLSLLGGGLLLAVAIHLPFLQAQFAESGRFGAMFELREVRRLFLRAPLAFWFALIITLLFAVPLYLLKIELTPKELAWLPSLLFVIFIFPARVLTGWAMSRATRREEPRHWFARWTARLGMVPVAVFYTLVVYFTPYLSWNGAWSLLEQHAFLVPAPLMAL, via the coding sequence ATGACTGAGCCTACGCCGCCTCCCCTGCCCTCTGCGCCTGTCGAGGCAGAGCCTGTGCCGATGCAGGAGAAGAGAGGGCTCCTGCAAAAGATGGGCTCTGCGCTGGAGTGGGTGTTTGGCTTTGTGGCGCTGCTGGTGCTGGTGGCGGCGTGCTCGGTGGTGCCGGTGCTGAATTTTCTGAGCCTGGGGTACCTGCTGCATGTGAGCGGGACGGTGGCGCGGAAGGGGCGTTTCCGGGATGGATTTATCGGCGTGCGGAAGGCGGCGGTGCTGGGCAGCATTGCGGCAGGGACGTGGATCGTGGTGTGGCCTGCGCGGCTGGTGTCGAAGATGTGGAAGGATGCGGAACTGATCGCCCCGGGCAGCGGGATGGCGCGGGCGTGGCATGCGGGGCTGGTGGTGGTGATCGCGATCACGCTGGTGCATCTTTTCTGGTCGTGCGTGCGGGGTGGGAAGCTGAGGCACTTTCTGTGGCCGCAGCCGCTGCGCTTTATGCGCTGGCTGCGGACGGGACAGAAGTTTGAGGGGGTGCAGAGCCGGATCACGGACTATGTGGTGGGGCTGCATCTGCCGACTTATTTCTGGCTGGGACTGCGCGGCTTTGTGGGAGCGCTGGCGTGGCTGATCGTGCCGGTGGGTATTCTGCTGGCGGCGACGCGGCTGCCGGTGGGGGGATCGGTGCTGCTGTCTCTGCTGGGTGGTGGGCTGCTGCTGGCGGTGGCGATTCACCTGCCGTTTTTACAGGCGCAGTTTGCGGAGAGCGGGCGGTTTGGCGCGATGTTTGAGCTGCGCGAGGTGCGCCGACTGTTTCTGCGGGCACCGCTGGCGTTTTGGTTTGCGCTCATTATTACGCTGCTGTTTGCGGTGCCGCTTTATTTGCTCAAAATTGAGCTGACGCCGAAGGAGCTGGCGTGGCTGCCGAGCCTGCTGTTTGTGATTTTCATCTTTCCAGCGCGAGTGCTGACGGGCTGGGCGATGAGCCGGGCGACAAGGCGCGAAGAGCCGCGGCACTGGTTTGCACGATGGACGGCGAGGCTGGGGATGGTGCCGGTGGCGGTGTTTTACACGCTGGTGGTTTATTTCACGCCGTACCTGTCATGGAACGGGGCGTGGAGCCTGCTGGAGCAGCACGCGTTTCTGGTGCCTGCGCCGTTGATGGCGCTGTAG
- a CDS encoding TSUP family transporter codes for MLAALGAMCIGMSKAGLSGTSTLNVVLMAQIFGAKQSVGVILPMLIAADFMGFIINRKGGSWRRIVPMVPPAIAGVVVGWLLLGKFDNSMARIVIGWIIIVLLVFNYVLNKRRQDFLALTEHRVFTWSMGFLAGVVTMLANAAGPVMTVYLLAQHLEKKEYLGVFSRFFLFINLFKVPFSTDLGIINGRSLMTNVTLMPCVVVGVVIGWWILKRLPQKVFENVLFWLTAFAAVWLIRG; via the coding sequence GTGCTGGCGGCGCTGGGGGCGATGTGCATTGGGATGTCGAAGGCGGGGCTGTCGGGGACGTCGACGCTGAATGTGGTGCTGATGGCGCAGATTTTTGGGGCGAAGCAGTCGGTGGGGGTGATCCTGCCGATGCTGATCGCGGCGGATTTCATGGGCTTCATCATCAACCGCAAGGGCGGGAGCTGGCGGAGGATCGTGCCGATGGTGCCGCCGGCGATTGCAGGGGTGGTGGTGGGCTGGCTGCTGCTGGGGAAGTTTGACAACTCGATGGCGCGCATTGTGATCGGGTGGATCATCATTGTGCTGCTGGTGTTTAACTATGTGCTGAACAAGCGGCGGCAGGATTTTCTGGCGCTGACGGAGCACCGGGTCTTTACGTGGTCGATGGGGTTTCTGGCCGGGGTGGTGACGATGCTGGCGAATGCAGCGGGGCCGGTGATGACGGTGTACCTGCTGGCACAGCATCTGGAGAAGAAGGAGTACCTGGGGGTGTTCAGCCGGTTCTTCCTGTTTATCAATCTATTCAAGGTGCCGTTCAGCACGGATCTGGGGATCATCAATGGGAGATCGCTGATGACGAATGTGACGCTGATGCCGTGCGTGGTGGTGGGGGTGGTGATTGGGTGGTGGATCCTGAAGCGGCTGCCGCAGAAGGTGTTTGAGAATGTGCTGTTCTGGCTGACGGCGTTTGCGGCGGTGTGGCTGATTCGGGGCTAG